Part of the Aggregatilinea lenta genome, GATCTTCCAGGCCCAGCAGTACCAGCAGTTCCTTGGCTCGCTTGGTTGGATTGAACTTGCGGTGGTGCGCGAACTGGATCGGCAGGGCGACGTTTTCCAGCGCGGTCAGCGTCGGGATCAGGTTAAAGAACTGGAAGACAAACCCGATCTTTTCGTTGCGGACGCGCGTCAGCTCGCGCTCGTTCAGGTCGGTGATGTCCTCGCCGTCGATGTAGATGCGGCCATCGGTGGGGGTATCCAGGCCGCCAATCAGACCCAGCAGGGTCGATTTACCGCTGCCCGACGGGCCGATGATGCCCAAAAATTCGCCCGCCCTCACGCTCATCGAGACGCCGCGCACGGCATGCACCACCACTTCGCCCATGTTCAAATCTTTGCGCAAGTCCTGCGTGCGCACGACATCGTGATTCAGATTCTGGTCCATACCTCTTATCCTATCCTTAGTTCTGCTCAACGACGAGCGACTGCGGCAGTCGAACGGTTGGGACGGCGCTCGGTTTACGGTGGGGGCTATGCTGGTGGCATCCCATCCTCTAATACGCACAAATGCGGCCAAAGGGTGCAAAACACCTGCATAGAC contains:
- a CDS encoding ABC transporter ATP-binding protein — encoded protein: MDQNLNHDVVRTQDLRKDLNMGEVVVHAVRGVSMSVRAGEFLGIIGPSGSGKSTLLGLIGGLDTPTDGRIYIDGEDITDLNERELTRVRNEKIGFVFQFFNLIPTLTALENVALPIQFAHHRKFNPTKRAKELLVLLGLEDRMNHRPTQLSGGQQQRVALARALANNPPLVLCDEPTGNLDTASSEVVLGALRDVQSKTGTTVVIVTHDMDVASQVDRVVMLVDGAIAKDIDPRSSAQMAAVKMLRDKRSTGEMVRVAPAEAR